Proteins from a single region of Chanodichthys erythropterus isolate Z2021 chromosome 13, ASM2448905v1, whole genome shotgun sequence:
- the LOC137034175 gene encoding uncharacterized protein isoform X2, which produces MELKIKLMGGDVRSLEVRDNATVGELKQLISHLFNVPPNSKQKLSSENGHRISLDDDSRSLSTYGLCSGSVVILLIPKPGPFQVFVKNVNGQTKTYDVDVNETVDQLQTKIFQKERVPKDQQCLTCNTKQLEAGKKLQDYGITPGSTIFMTLRLRGG; this is translated from the coding sequence ATGGAACTGAAAATAAAACTAATGGGTGGAGATGTGAGGTCGCTGGAGGTGAGAGATAATGCCACAGTTGGTGAACTCAAGCAGCTCATTTCTCATCTCTTCAATGTGCCTCCGAACAGCAAACAGAAGCTTTCTAGCGAAAACGGTCACCGTATCAGCCTTGATGATGACTCCAGAAGCCTCAGCACTTACGGTTTGTGCTCAGGCTCAGTGGTGATACTACTCATCCCAAAACCTGGACCTTTCCAAGTGTTCGTCAAGAACGTGAATGGCCAAACCAAAACCTATGATGTTGATGTCAATGAGACCGTAGATCAGCTCCAGACTAAGATCTTCCAGAAAGAGAGAGTCCCCAAGGATCAGCAGTGTCTGACTTGCAACACCAAACAACTAGAGGCTGGCAAGAAGTTGCAAGACTACGGCATCACACCTGGAAGCACCATTTTCATGACTCTTCGTCTCCGAGGTGGTTAA